One segment of Macaca fascicularis isolate 582-1 chromosome 2, T2T-MFA8v1.1 DNA contains the following:
- the WDR6 gene encoding tRNA (34-2'-O)-methyltransferase regulator WDR6 isoform X3, whose amino-acid sequence MDGLEDYVCPLATSELILLPVTGLECVGDRLLAGEAWLEARQGERGKETAPARGGATGTKGCPEERTGSRLRLVGGEGPDVLVYSLDFGGHLRMIKRVQNLLGHYLIHGFRVRPEPNGDFDLEAMVAVFGSKGLRVVKISWGQGHFRELWRSGLWNMSDWIWDARWLEGNIALALGHNSVVLYDPIVGCILQEVPCTDRCTLSSACLIGDAWKELTIVAGAVSNQLLVWYPATALADNKPVAPDRRISGHVGIIFSMSYLESKGLLATASEDRSVRIWKVGDLRVPGGRVQNIGHCFGHSARVWQVKLLENYLISAGEDCVCLVWSHEGEILQAFRGHQGRGIRAIAAHERQAWVITGGDDSGIRLWHLVRRGYRGLGVSALCFKSRSRPGTLKAVTLAGSWRLLAVTDTGALYLYDVEVKCWEQLLEDKHFQSYCLLEAAPGPEGFGLCAMANGEGCVKIVPINTPTAAVDQTLFPGKVHSLSWALRGYEELLLLASGPGGVVACLEISAAPSGKAIFVKERCWYLLPPSKQRWHTCSAFLPPGDFLVCGDRRGSVLLFPSRPGLLKDPGVGGKTGAGAGAPGVGSGSSGGGNAFTGLSPVSTLPSLHGKQGVTSVTCHGGYVYTTGRDGAYYQLFVRDGQLQPVLRQKSCRGMNWLAGLRIVPDGSMVILGFHANEFVVWSPRSHEKLHIVNCGGGHRSWAFSDTEAAMAFAYLKDGDVMLYRALGGCTRPHVILREGLHGREITCVKRVGTITLGPEYGVPSFMQPDDLEPGSEGPDLTDIVITCSEDTTVCVLALPTTTGSAHALTAVCNHISSVRAVAVWGIGTPGGPQDPQPGLTAHVVSAGGRAEMHCFSIMVTPDPSTPSRLACHVMHLSSHRLDDYWDRQRNRHRMVKADPETRYMSLAVCELDQPSLGPLVAAACSDGAVRLFLLQDSGRILQLLAETFHHKRCVLKVHSFTHEAPNQRRRLLLCSAATDGNLAFWDLTTVLDHGSTVLEPPVDPGLPYLDDFVNIPKYWSLCGLRCGSVEGDPA is encoded by the exons GTGAGGGTCCCGATGTCCTGGTGTACAGCTTGGACTTTGGTGGGCATCTGCGGATGATAAAGCGAGTACAGAACCTGCTTGGCCACTATCTTATCCATGGCTTCCGGGTGCGGCCAGAGCCTAATGGAGACTTTGACTTGGAGGCCATGGTGGCTGTGTTTGGAAGCAAGGGACTCCGAGTtgtgaaaattagctggggacAGGGCCACTTCCGGGAGCTTTGGCGCTCTGGCCTGTGGAACATGTCTGACTGGATTTGGGATGCACGCTGGCTTGAGGGAAATATAGCCTTGGCCCTGGGCCACAACTCAGTGGTCCTATATGATCCTATAGTAGGGTGCATCCTGCAAGAGGTGCCCTGCACAGACAGGTGCACCCTCTCTTCAGCCTGCCTGATTGGAGACGCCTGGAAGGAGCTGACCATAGTGGCAGGTGCTGTTTCCAACCAGCTCTTGGTCTGGTACCCAGCAACTGCCTTAGCAGACAACAAACCTGTAGCACCTGACCGACGAATCAGTGGGCACGTGGGCATCATCTTCAGCATGTCATACCTGGAAAGCAAGGGTTTGCTGGCTACAGCTTCAGAAGACCGAAGCGTTCGTATCTGGAAGGTGGGCGACCTGCGAGTGCCTGGGGGTCGGGTGCAGAATATTGGGCACTGCTTTGGGCACAGCGCCCGTGTATGGCAGGTCAAGCTCCTAGAGAATTACCTTATCAGTGCAGGAGAGGACTGTGTCTGCTTGGTGTGGAGCCATGAAGGTGAGATCCTCCAGGCCTTTCGGGGACACCAGGGACGTGGGATCCGGGCCATAGCTGCCCATGAGAGGCAGGCCTGGGTGATCACTGGGGGTGATGACTCAGGCATTCGGCTGTGGCACTTGGTAAGGCGTGGGTACCGGGGATTGGGGGTCTCGGCTCTCTGCTTCAAGTCCCGTAGTAGGCCAGGTACCCTCAAGGCTGTGACGCTGGCTGGCTCTTGGCGACTGCTGGCAGTGACTGATACAGGGGCCCTGTATCTCTATGACGTCGAGGTCAAGTGCTGGGAGCAACTGCTAGAGGATAAACATTTCCAGTCCTACTGCCTGCTGGAGGCAGCTCCTGGTCCTGAGGGCTTTGGATTGTGTGCTATGGCCAATGGGGAAGGTTGTGTCAAGATTGTCCCCATCAACACTCCAACTGCTGCTGTGGACCAGACCCTGTTTCCTGGGAAGGTGCACAGCTTGAGCTGGGCCCTGCGTGGTTATGAGGAGCTCCTGTTGCTGGCATCGGGCCCTGGTGGGGTAGTAGCTTGCCTAGAGATCTCAGCCGCACCCTCTGGCAAGGCCATCTTTGTCAAGGAACGTTGTTGGTACCTGCTGCCCCCAAGCAAGCAGAGATGGCACACATGCAGTGCCTTCCTACCCCCAGGTGACTTCCTGGTGTGTGGTGACCGCCGGGGCTCTGTGCTACTGTTCCCCTCCAGACCAGGTCTGCTCAAGGACCCTGGGGTGGGAGGCAAGACTGGGGCTGGTGCTGGGGCACCTGGAGTGGGTAGTGGTAGTAGTGGGGGTGGGAATGCTTTCACTGGGTTGAGCCCAGTGTCTACCCTGCCCTCTCTGCATGGGAAGCAGGGTGTGACCTCAGTCACATGCCATGGTGGCTATGTGTATACCACAGGGCGCGATGGCGCCTACTACCAGCTATTTGTACGAGACGGCCAGCTCCAGCCAGTCCTAAGGCAGAAGTCCTGTCGAGGCATGAACTGGCTAGCTGGGCTCCGTATAGTGCCCGATGGGAGCATGGTTATCCTGGGTTTCCATGCCAATGAGTTTGTGGTGTGGAGCCCGCGGTCACACGAGAAGCTGCACATTGTCAACTGTGGTGGAGGGCACCGTTCGTGGGCATTCTCTGATACTGAGGCGGCCATGGCCTTTGCTTACCTCAAGGATGGGGATGTCATGCTGTACAGGGCTCTGGGTGGCTGCACTCGGCCACATGTGATTCTCCGGGAGGGTCTGCATGGCCGTGAGATCACTTGTGTAAAGCGTGTGGGCACCATTACCCTGGGGCCTGAATATGGAGTGCCCAGCTTCATGCAGCCTGACGACCTGGAGCCTGGCAGTGAGGGACCTGACTTGACTGACATTGTGATCACCTGTAGTGAGGACACTACTGTCTGTGTCCTAGCACTCCCTACAACAACAGGCTCAGCCCATGCACTCACAGCTGTTTGTAACCACATCTCTTCTGTACGTGCTGTGGCTGTATGGGGCATTGGCACCCCAGGTGGCCCTCAGGATCCTCAGCCAGGCCTGACTGCCCATGTGGTGTCTGCGGGGGGACGGGCTGAGATGCACTGCTTCAGCATCATGGTTACTCCGGACCCCAGCACCCCAAGCCGCCTCGCCTGCCATGTCATGCACCTTTCGTCCCACCGGCTAGATGACTATTGGGACCGGCAACGCAATCGGCATCGAATGGTCAAGGCAGACCCAGAGACCAG GTACATGTCCCTTGCTGTGTGTGAACTTGACCAGCCCAGCCTTGGCCCCCTTGTGGCTGCAGCCTGTAGTGATGGGGCTGTAAG GCTCTTTCTCTTGCAGGATTCCGGGCGGATTCTGCAGCTCCTTGCTGAAACCTTCCACCATAAGCGATGTGTCCTCAAGGTCCACTCCTTTACACATGAGGCACCCAACCAGAGACG GAGGCTCCTCCTGTGCAGCGCAGCTACTGATGGCAACCTGGCTTTCTGGGATCTCACCACCGTGCTAGACCATGGCTCCACTGTCCTGGAGCCTCCAGTGGATCCTGGGCTTCCCTACC tTGATGACTTTGTGAACATTCCCAAATATTGGAGCCTCTGTGGCCTCAGATGTGGCTCAGTGGAGGGAGACCCAGCATAG
- the WDR6 gene encoding tRNA (34-2'-O)-methyltransferase regulator WDR6 isoform X2 — protein MDGLEDYVCPLATSELILLPVTGLECVGDRLLAGEGPDVLVYSLDFGGHLRMIKRVQNLLGHYLIHGFRVRPEPNGDFDLEAMVAVFGSKGLRVVKISWGQGHFRELWRSGLWNMSDWIWDARWLEGNIALALGHNSVVLYDPIVGCILQEVPCTDRCTLSSACLIGDAWKELTIVAGAVSNQLLVWYPATALADNKPVAPDRRISGHVGIIFSMSYLESKGLLATASEDRSVRIWKVGDLRVPGGRVQNIGHCFGHSARVWQVKLLENYLISAGEDCVCLVWSHEGEILQAFRGHQGRGIRAIAAHERQAWVITGGDDSGIRLWHLVRRGYRGLGVSALCFKSRSRPGTLKAVTLAGSWRLLAVTDTGALYLYDVEVKCWEQLLEDKHFQSYCLLEAAPGPEGFGLCAMANGEGCVKIVPINTPTAAVDQTLFPGKVHSLSWALRGYEELLLLASGPGGVVACLEISAAPSGKAIFVKERCWYLLPPSKQRWHTCSAFLPPGDFLVCGDRRGSVLLFPSRPGLLKDPGVGGKTGAGAGAPGVGSGSSGGGNAFTGLSPVSTLPSLHGKQGVTSVTCHGGYVYTTGRDGAYYQLFVRDGQLQPVLRQKSCRGMNWLAGLRIVPDGSMVILGFHANEFVVWSPRSHEKLHIVNCGGGHRSWAFSDTEAAMAFAYLKDGDVMLYRALGGCTRPHVILREGLHGREITCVKRVGTITLGPEYGVPSFMQPDDLEPGSEGPDLTDIVITCSEDTTVCVLALPTTTGSAHALTAVCNHISSVRAVAVWGIGTPGGPQDPQPGLTAHVVSAGGRAEMHCFSIMVTPDPSTPSRLACHVMHLSSHRLDDYWDRQRNRHRMVKADPETRYMSLAVCELDQPSLGPLVAAACSDGAVRLFLLQDSGRILQLLAETFHHKRCVLKVHSFTHEAPNQRRRLLLCSAATDGNLAFWDLTTVLDHGSTVLEPPVDPGLPYRLGTPCLTLQAHSCGINSLHTLPTREGHHLVASGSEDGSLHVFVLAVEMLELEEAVGEGGLVPQLRVLEEYCVPCAHAAHVTGLKILSPSIMVSASIDQRLTFWRLGHGEPTFMNSTVYHVPDVADMDCWPVSPEFGHRCALGGQGLEVYNWYD, from the exons GTGAGGGTCCCGATGTCCTGGTGTACAGCTTGGACTTTGGTGGGCATCTGCGGATGATAAAGCGAGTACAGAACCTGCTTGGCCACTATCTTATCCATGGCTTCCGGGTGCGGCCAGAGCCTAATGGAGACTTTGACTTGGAGGCCATGGTGGCTGTGTTTGGAAGCAAGGGACTCCGAGTtgtgaaaattagctggggacAGGGCCACTTCCGGGAGCTTTGGCGCTCTGGCCTGTGGAACATGTCTGACTGGATTTGGGATGCACGCTGGCTTGAGGGAAATATAGCCTTGGCCCTGGGCCACAACTCAGTGGTCCTATATGATCCTATAGTAGGGTGCATCCTGCAAGAGGTGCCCTGCACAGACAGGTGCACCCTCTCTTCAGCCTGCCTGATTGGAGACGCCTGGAAGGAGCTGACCATAGTGGCAGGTGCTGTTTCCAACCAGCTCTTGGTCTGGTACCCAGCAACTGCCTTAGCAGACAACAAACCTGTAGCACCTGACCGACGAATCAGTGGGCACGTGGGCATCATCTTCAGCATGTCATACCTGGAAAGCAAGGGTTTGCTGGCTACAGCTTCAGAAGACCGAAGCGTTCGTATCTGGAAGGTGGGCGACCTGCGAGTGCCTGGGGGTCGGGTGCAGAATATTGGGCACTGCTTTGGGCACAGCGCCCGTGTATGGCAGGTCAAGCTCCTAGAGAATTACCTTATCAGTGCAGGAGAGGACTGTGTCTGCTTGGTGTGGAGCCATGAAGGTGAGATCCTCCAGGCCTTTCGGGGACACCAGGGACGTGGGATCCGGGCCATAGCTGCCCATGAGAGGCAGGCCTGGGTGATCACTGGGGGTGATGACTCAGGCATTCGGCTGTGGCACTTGGTAAGGCGTGGGTACCGGGGATTGGGGGTCTCGGCTCTCTGCTTCAAGTCCCGTAGTAGGCCAGGTACCCTCAAGGCTGTGACGCTGGCTGGCTCTTGGCGACTGCTGGCAGTGACTGATACAGGGGCCCTGTATCTCTATGACGTCGAGGTCAAGTGCTGGGAGCAACTGCTAGAGGATAAACATTTCCAGTCCTACTGCCTGCTGGAGGCAGCTCCTGGTCCTGAGGGCTTTGGATTGTGTGCTATGGCCAATGGGGAAGGTTGTGTCAAGATTGTCCCCATCAACACTCCAACTGCTGCTGTGGACCAGACCCTGTTTCCTGGGAAGGTGCACAGCTTGAGCTGGGCCCTGCGTGGTTATGAGGAGCTCCTGTTGCTGGCATCGGGCCCTGGTGGGGTAGTAGCTTGCCTAGAGATCTCAGCCGCACCCTCTGGCAAGGCCATCTTTGTCAAGGAACGTTGTTGGTACCTGCTGCCCCCAAGCAAGCAGAGATGGCACACATGCAGTGCCTTCCTACCCCCAGGTGACTTCCTGGTGTGTGGTGACCGCCGGGGCTCTGTGCTACTGTTCCCCTCCAGACCAGGTCTGCTCAAGGACCCTGGGGTGGGAGGCAAGACTGGGGCTGGTGCTGGGGCACCTGGAGTGGGTAGTGGTAGTAGTGGGGGTGGGAATGCTTTCACTGGGTTGAGCCCAGTGTCTACCCTGCCCTCTCTGCATGGGAAGCAGGGTGTGACCTCAGTCACATGCCATGGTGGCTATGTGTATACCACAGGGCGCGATGGCGCCTACTACCAGCTATTTGTACGAGACGGCCAGCTCCAGCCAGTCCTAAGGCAGAAGTCCTGTCGAGGCATGAACTGGCTAGCTGGGCTCCGTATAGTGCCCGATGGGAGCATGGTTATCCTGGGTTTCCATGCCAATGAGTTTGTGGTGTGGAGCCCGCGGTCACACGAGAAGCTGCACATTGTCAACTGTGGTGGAGGGCACCGTTCGTGGGCATTCTCTGATACTGAGGCGGCCATGGCCTTTGCTTACCTCAAGGATGGGGATGTCATGCTGTACAGGGCTCTGGGTGGCTGCACTCGGCCACATGTGATTCTCCGGGAGGGTCTGCATGGCCGTGAGATCACTTGTGTAAAGCGTGTGGGCACCATTACCCTGGGGCCTGAATATGGAGTGCCCAGCTTCATGCAGCCTGACGACCTGGAGCCTGGCAGTGAGGGACCTGACTTGACTGACATTGTGATCACCTGTAGTGAGGACACTACTGTCTGTGTCCTAGCACTCCCTACAACAACAGGCTCAGCCCATGCACTCACAGCTGTTTGTAACCACATCTCTTCTGTACGTGCTGTGGCTGTATGGGGCATTGGCACCCCAGGTGGCCCTCAGGATCCTCAGCCAGGCCTGACTGCCCATGTGGTGTCTGCGGGGGGACGGGCTGAGATGCACTGCTTCAGCATCATGGTTACTCCGGACCCCAGCACCCCAAGCCGCCTCGCCTGCCATGTCATGCACCTTTCGTCCCACCGGCTAGATGACTATTGGGACCGGCAACGCAATCGGCATCGAATGGTCAAGGCAGACCCAGAGACCAG GTACATGTCCCTTGCTGTGTGTGAACTTGACCAGCCCAGCCTTGGCCCCCTTGTGGCTGCAGCCTGTAGTGATGGGGCTGTAAG GCTCTTTCTCTTGCAGGATTCCGGGCGGATTCTGCAGCTCCTTGCTGAAACCTTCCACCATAAGCGATGTGTCCTCAAGGTCCACTCCTTTACACATGAGGCACCCAACCAGAGACG GAGGCTCCTCCTGTGCAGCGCAGCTACTGATGGCAACCTGGCTTTCTGGGATCTCACCACCGTGCTAGACCATGGCTCCACTGTCCTGGAGCCTCCAGTGGATCCTGGGCTTCCCTACC GGCTTGGCACCCCCTGTCTGACTCTGCAGGCCCACAGCTGTGGTATCAACAGCCTGCACACGTTGCCCACCCGTGAGGGCCACCATCTCGTGGCCAGTGGCAGTGAAGATGGATCCCTCCATGTCTTCGTGCTTGCTGTGGAGATGCTAGAGCTAGAAGAGGCTGTGGGAGAGGGTGGGCTGGTACCCCAGCTGCGTGTGCTAGAGGAATACTGTGTCCCCTGTGCACATGCTGCCCATGTGACAGGCCTCAAGATCCTAAGCCCAAGTATCATGGTCTCAGCCTCCATTGATCAACGGCTGACCTTCTGGCGTCTGGGGCATGGTGAACCCACCTTCATGAATAGCACTGTGTACCATGTGCCAGATGTGGCTGACATGGACTGCTGGCCTGTGAGCCCTGAGTTTGGCCACCGCTGTGCCCTTGGGGGTCAGGGGCTTGAGGTTTACAACTGGTATGACTGA
- the WDR6 gene encoding tRNA (34-2'-O)-methyltransferase regulator WDR6 isoform X4, translating into MDGLEDYVCPLATSELILLPVTGLECVGDRLLAGEGPDVLVYSLDFGGHLRMIKRVQNLLGHYLIHGFRVRPEPNGDFDLEAMVAVFGSKGLRVVKISWGQGHFRELWRSGLWNMSDWIWDARWLEGNIALALGHNSVVLYDPIVGCILQEVPCTDRCTLSSACLIGDAWKELTIVAGAVSNQLLVWYPATALADNKPVAPDRRISGHVGIIFSMSYLESKGLLATASEDRSVRIWKVGDLRVPGGRVQNIGHCFGHSARVWQVKLLENYLISAGEDCVCLVWSHEGEILQAFRGHQGRGIRAIAAHERQAWVITGGDDSGIRLWHLVRRGYRGLGVSALCFKSRSRPGTLKAVTLAGSWRLLAVTDTGALYLYDVEVKCWEQLLEDKHFQSYCLLEAAPGPEGFGLCAMANGEGCVKIVPINTPTAAVDQTLFPGKVHSLSWALRGYEELLLLASGPGGVVACLEISAAPSGKAIFVKERCWYLLPPSKQRWHTCSAFLPPGDFLVCGDRRGSVLLFPSRPGLLKDPGVGGKTGAGAGAPGVGSGSSGGGNAFTGLSPVSTLPSLHGKQGVTSVTCHGGYVYTTGRDGAYYQLFVRDGQLQPVLRQKSCRGMNWLAGLRIVPDGSMVILGFHANEFVVWSPRSHEKLHIVNCGGGHRSWAFSDTEAAMAFAYLKDGDVMLYRALGGCTRPHVILREGLHGREITCVKRVGTITLGPEYGVPSFMQPDDLEPGSEGPDLTDIVITCSEDTTVCVLALPTTTGSAHALTAVCNHISSVRAVAVWGIGTPGGPQDPQPGLTAHVVSAGGRAEMHCFSIMVTPDPSTPSRLACHVMHLSSHRLDDYWDRQRNRHRMVKADPETRYMSLAVCELDQPSLGPLVAAACSDGAVRLFLLQDSGRILQLLAETFHHKRCVLKVHSFTHEAPNQRRRLLLCSAATDGNLAFWDLTTVLDHGSTVLEPPVDPGLPYLDDFVNIPKYWSLCGLRCGSVEGDPA; encoded by the exons GTGAGGGTCCCGATGTCCTGGTGTACAGCTTGGACTTTGGTGGGCATCTGCGGATGATAAAGCGAGTACAGAACCTGCTTGGCCACTATCTTATCCATGGCTTCCGGGTGCGGCCAGAGCCTAATGGAGACTTTGACTTGGAGGCCATGGTGGCTGTGTTTGGAAGCAAGGGACTCCGAGTtgtgaaaattagctggggacAGGGCCACTTCCGGGAGCTTTGGCGCTCTGGCCTGTGGAACATGTCTGACTGGATTTGGGATGCACGCTGGCTTGAGGGAAATATAGCCTTGGCCCTGGGCCACAACTCAGTGGTCCTATATGATCCTATAGTAGGGTGCATCCTGCAAGAGGTGCCCTGCACAGACAGGTGCACCCTCTCTTCAGCCTGCCTGATTGGAGACGCCTGGAAGGAGCTGACCATAGTGGCAGGTGCTGTTTCCAACCAGCTCTTGGTCTGGTACCCAGCAACTGCCTTAGCAGACAACAAACCTGTAGCACCTGACCGACGAATCAGTGGGCACGTGGGCATCATCTTCAGCATGTCATACCTGGAAAGCAAGGGTTTGCTGGCTACAGCTTCAGAAGACCGAAGCGTTCGTATCTGGAAGGTGGGCGACCTGCGAGTGCCTGGGGGTCGGGTGCAGAATATTGGGCACTGCTTTGGGCACAGCGCCCGTGTATGGCAGGTCAAGCTCCTAGAGAATTACCTTATCAGTGCAGGAGAGGACTGTGTCTGCTTGGTGTGGAGCCATGAAGGTGAGATCCTCCAGGCCTTTCGGGGACACCAGGGACGTGGGATCCGGGCCATAGCTGCCCATGAGAGGCAGGCCTGGGTGATCACTGGGGGTGATGACTCAGGCATTCGGCTGTGGCACTTGGTAAGGCGTGGGTACCGGGGATTGGGGGTCTCGGCTCTCTGCTTCAAGTCCCGTAGTAGGCCAGGTACCCTCAAGGCTGTGACGCTGGCTGGCTCTTGGCGACTGCTGGCAGTGACTGATACAGGGGCCCTGTATCTCTATGACGTCGAGGTCAAGTGCTGGGAGCAACTGCTAGAGGATAAACATTTCCAGTCCTACTGCCTGCTGGAGGCAGCTCCTGGTCCTGAGGGCTTTGGATTGTGTGCTATGGCCAATGGGGAAGGTTGTGTCAAGATTGTCCCCATCAACACTCCAACTGCTGCTGTGGACCAGACCCTGTTTCCTGGGAAGGTGCACAGCTTGAGCTGGGCCCTGCGTGGTTATGAGGAGCTCCTGTTGCTGGCATCGGGCCCTGGTGGGGTAGTAGCTTGCCTAGAGATCTCAGCCGCACCCTCTGGCAAGGCCATCTTTGTCAAGGAACGTTGTTGGTACCTGCTGCCCCCAAGCAAGCAGAGATGGCACACATGCAGTGCCTTCCTACCCCCAGGTGACTTCCTGGTGTGTGGTGACCGCCGGGGCTCTGTGCTACTGTTCCCCTCCAGACCAGGTCTGCTCAAGGACCCTGGGGTGGGAGGCAAGACTGGGGCTGGTGCTGGGGCACCTGGAGTGGGTAGTGGTAGTAGTGGGGGTGGGAATGCTTTCACTGGGTTGAGCCCAGTGTCTACCCTGCCCTCTCTGCATGGGAAGCAGGGTGTGACCTCAGTCACATGCCATGGTGGCTATGTGTATACCACAGGGCGCGATGGCGCCTACTACCAGCTATTTGTACGAGACGGCCAGCTCCAGCCAGTCCTAAGGCAGAAGTCCTGTCGAGGCATGAACTGGCTAGCTGGGCTCCGTATAGTGCCCGATGGGAGCATGGTTATCCTGGGTTTCCATGCCAATGAGTTTGTGGTGTGGAGCCCGCGGTCACACGAGAAGCTGCACATTGTCAACTGTGGTGGAGGGCACCGTTCGTGGGCATTCTCTGATACTGAGGCGGCCATGGCCTTTGCTTACCTCAAGGATGGGGATGTCATGCTGTACAGGGCTCTGGGTGGCTGCACTCGGCCACATGTGATTCTCCGGGAGGGTCTGCATGGCCGTGAGATCACTTGTGTAAAGCGTGTGGGCACCATTACCCTGGGGCCTGAATATGGAGTGCCCAGCTTCATGCAGCCTGACGACCTGGAGCCTGGCAGTGAGGGACCTGACTTGACTGACATTGTGATCACCTGTAGTGAGGACACTACTGTCTGTGTCCTAGCACTCCCTACAACAACAGGCTCAGCCCATGCACTCACAGCTGTTTGTAACCACATCTCTTCTGTACGTGCTGTGGCTGTATGGGGCATTGGCACCCCAGGTGGCCCTCAGGATCCTCAGCCAGGCCTGACTGCCCATGTGGTGTCTGCGGGGGGACGGGCTGAGATGCACTGCTTCAGCATCATGGTTACTCCGGACCCCAGCACCCCAAGCCGCCTCGCCTGCCATGTCATGCACCTTTCGTCCCACCGGCTAGATGACTATTGGGACCGGCAACGCAATCGGCATCGAATGGTCAAGGCAGACCCAGAGACCAG GTACATGTCCCTTGCTGTGTGTGAACTTGACCAGCCCAGCCTTGGCCCCCTTGTGGCTGCAGCCTGTAGTGATGGGGCTGTAAG GCTCTTTCTCTTGCAGGATTCCGGGCGGATTCTGCAGCTCCTTGCTGAAACCTTCCACCATAAGCGATGTGTCCTCAAGGTCCACTCCTTTACACATGAGGCACCCAACCAGAGACG GAGGCTCCTCCTGTGCAGCGCAGCTACTGATGGCAACCTGGCTTTCTGGGATCTCACCACCGTGCTAGACCATGGCTCCACTGTCCTGGAGCCTCCAGTGGATCCTGGGCTTCCCTACC tTGATGACTTTGTGAACATTCCCAAATATTGGAGCCTCTGTGGCCTCAGATGTGGCTCAGTGGAGGGAGACCCAGCATAG